The Glycine max cultivar Williams 82 chromosome 17, Glycine_max_v4.0, whole genome shotgun sequence genome contains the following window.
GCCTGACACTTccttgaaaactaaaaaaagctTGGATTAGCCATAATTAGGTTGTTTGTCTCtcaatctatttttattttcaccttTTGTTCCTTGTTGCTTTTAAGGGTATGCCAAAGGCATTTTAATGGCATCCAAGGCCTTATGATATACTCCCTCTCTCTTTTTATAAGACattgttttgaaatttctttgtccatttttataagacttttttCTAATTGTccattgctttattttttttattaccaaaATACCCTTAATGAATGTTATGAATtccgtctctctctctctctctctctctctctctcatgatGATTGGAGAATAGAAGAGttcagttttaaaaattaaagctcCACTACTGTTATTCTCTCTccatgcattaaatatttaagggtaattttgaaaacaaatacaattacagacaaatttaatgttaatagtTAAATTAACCAACTTTCTTAATATGCGTGAGTTAGTCAACAATGTCTTATAATTAGGAATGGAGGTAGTATTATGCAACAGATTGGCATCCACCAAAATGTACTATAATATATAGTGATCTTGTTTAGCTTACCCATTATTTGAATTCAATATTCATCTGTATTGAATCTTTGTAAATCTATATGGCAGATTGTTGAAGTTTTAGAATTCATTGGTAAGAAGGAAGGGCTGCAACTTCCTCCTGGTTTTGCTGCTCGCATTGTGGAGAAATCAAATCGAAATTTAAGGAGGGCCATATTGTCATTTGAGACTTGTCGTGTCCAACAGTAAGTTCATCTCCTTTTCAAAGCTTTGCTTTAAGGGGAAAATAGTCAACTACTGACTTCTGTCTCTTTTGCATATTGTCGTCACATGTGAATCTGTGATACTTGCAGGTATCCTTTCACTAACAAACAAACAATTCCTCCAATGGACTGGGAAGAGTATATTTCTGAAATTGCATCTGACATAATGAAGGAACAGAGCCCAAAAAGGTTTGCTTTGTTACAATTGACCGTGATAAATTGAATGTTCAACTGAACCTTGAAAATTGTCTGGTTCATGGATTGCCTTTTGACTGGTGTAGTAATCTAATTTCATGTTTTATTTAGTTATCTGAGTGACTTATGTGGTGTACAATGCCTCTTTCATCTCTGTCTGTCTCATCTACCTTAGGTTGTTTCAAGTTCGAGGAAAGCTCTATGAGCTGCTAATCAATTGCATTCCTCCAGAGATAATTTTGAAGGTAAATGTGTTCCTTACAACTCCGcctgtaaattatttatttattttttcttgacttTGATGTTATATTTGTTGGCTCAGAGGCTTCTTTATGAGCTATTGAGGAAACTGGATGCAGAACTAAAGCATGAAGTATGTCATTGGGCTGCATATTATGTAAGTGCTTTATcagtattatttttcatatcagCATCTGGAATTAATATTGTAACGTGTCTTCTAGAAGAGTTCAGGCCtgctatatttatttttcctaattTGTTAGCCTAACCAACTGATTCTCCTTTGTGTGATTCTATTGCACTTTGGTATAAGCATTCATCTATCTTTTTTCCCCATTTTATTTTCCTCATTAGTCATTACTTATTAGTGTGGAAATAACTATTATATAACACATTAATGACTGAAGACTGAAGACTGAAGGGTGAGTTTGGTCGTGTAGGACAGagaattgaaaagaaatttttgaattaaagtagTGTGGTAAAGATGACCCACACAATTCTGAAAATTTCCTCTCCTTTCTTACCTATTTGATCTCAACCAAACCAAGGGGAAGAGTGAAGATATTGTCTAGCCATTTTCACCTCCTACTTTTCGAAATGGTTCCTGATATTTTTCCCCTTCATCGAACCAGGAATATAGGATGCGTCTTGGACAGAAGGCGATCTTTCACATTGAAggtatttatttaatgttgtaGTCAGATTGACAGTTACATCTTATGGTTGATCATTATGAATTCTTTTATTGAAcctgtttatatttattttgtgggCTCAATAAATCTACTTGTTTAAAGCAATGCATTTATACAATTGCAAAGTGAATATAAATTCTAATACGAGTTGGCCTAACAAAAATTGCTTGCTGaccactttgttttttttttttctcgttttTTGTTTACATTGGCAGCATTTGTGGCCAAGTTCATGAGCATTTATAAATCCTTCCTTATTTCAACATTCGGCTGAAGGTCAGATGATGGTTTTTGCTTTTCCATGACTCAACATGTTAAAGAATTATGTACTGGaaattaactaacataatgGAGTTTTCTCATGTTGGTTTTCTCTTCATGTATGCATCAATTGTTACTGAATGATGATTCGCTTTGTAAAGGTGTTATGCTTTTTTTAAATTGCGTAGACTTTGCATGATGCTTGATCTCTTGCCCAACCCAACATTATATTATCAACTTAATTTTGGAACGACGGTTTGTATTATTGACTTCGTAATTTGACTCAAATATTGAATGAAATTTATACACCTGTATAAATATTTGCGATAGTCAACTGACGCAAGCCAAATTTTAGGTGGTAAAAACATCAATTTATTCATAGTAGTGGACGTGAACCAAAGGACTGATAAGTCAAATTTTAAGTGTTTCAtccttttatacttttattttgactaaattgtaattttccTATAATTCTTATCCAATATTGGTTcttccattttaaaattatgtaattttagttcttttGTTGTTGACCATTAATCATGTTGGGAATAGAACCAAAGTCTCTTTCcttctctttcaatttttttttggtaaattgggaaagctaaaaaagaaaaacttaagaTATAACTACTAAGTCTCTCTAATTGCATCTATAATGCATAGTTACTTATGAGTTGTTTATCATAATTTGTAGTCGTTATAATTTCATATagatttaagtattttaaacaaaaattcacTCCAATGTTAAGATTGTTAAAGtaaatacttaaattaattttgtgggTCCTGtgataattgaaaatatattatttatgatatagtATTATTAAACAAtgattgtttatataaataacagTGCTTATGTAAGCAATTTCACGTCATATATTTCAGTAGAAAAAACTTAAGTACGCGGATCTCGTGATCTAAGAAATATATCCTTGGCTCACGGAGGAGGAGAATTGAATGTACGCGGATCTCATGGATTTCAGTCTTTCTGAATGAGAGACTATGTGCTCCAAATCCTATTTGCATGCACATGCATAACTATTATGGAGTTATCCTACGATGTGATGGCCTCCACTAGTCGTTGTTATATATGCGAGATTCCAGGTTCGCATAAGATCATTATGGAGAGCTTCCAGCTCTGCAAGAAAGGGGTCTCCGTCTGCAATCCCATCCCAGAATCCACAGATCCATTCACCTTCAGCTTCATCGCTGGGTGGGAAGGGGGTGTCCAAGAGACCATTGGCGAATGCATAAATGAATCTCCTAGCTGGAACTTGGAATTATGGTTAGTACCTGCTGAATCGTCCATTTGTTGGGGTCACCAAGTGTGCAGATCCAAACCCAAAATGAGTTTGCCGGAGGATATTCGGGTGTTGCTAGGTGTACCAACATTATTacttgtgcacccaacaatttttGATAATTCTAGAAATACCCCTGCGTCTTCTTCATTTAATAAGTTTCGTTTACTGTTTCTGCCACTTACGTTTCGCGTGCTTTGCTTTCTTCTTTGGTTTCTCCTTTGGTGTTGGTTTTTCCCGTTGAGAGAGGTGCCGCTTCGGCCAAGGTGAAAGTGTTACAAGTCGGTGGTGATTGTTGCGGTGGTTGGTTCGATTGCGACATTGTCGAAGGTACCCCAATTGTAGttttggtttttgtttcatATGGATTAAGTGATCCGtaagttttaatttaacttatgGATTATGTGATCCCTATTTTTTATATggattatgtaatccgtaagTTAAATTTGAACTTACGAATCACTTAATTTGTATGGTTTATACGGATCACATGATCCGTATAAACCATACGGATTAAGTGATCCGTATGGTTTATTcggatttttaaatttttaaaacttgttaaaatttttaattcgtttaaattataaatatgttagtatttaattttttaaaataaaaattatttgtttatatgtgtatttgaaataatttgtaTGCTATTATTTATATAGGGTTgttggtttttaatatatatggttaTGAATTCTAGTGTTTATAAAATGCAGGGTTGTCAATAAGGGTTGGTCCGACCCGTTTTGGCCCGCCATAAACGGGCCAACCCAGCCCATTTCAAGTTGGCCTGCGGGCCATCGCTAGCCcgccaatttatttatttatttattccatATTTTGTATTGTCCTTTATTGTTGTTGGTAACATCAATTTAGCATTGTCCTTTATCGTTGTTGGTAATATCAATTTTGAATCTAACTCTTgtctctttataattttttataactaaaaataataatatactagtagtaagcaataaaagaataaaacctATCACAAACTTCAATATCTAGAATCTAGATGACCTTGGGGTTCGAAATCGAAAGAGAAGGGTGAGGGCTCGAGGTTGAGGGTGAGGGTCTTGAGAGAAGAGATTCAAGAGAATGAGAAATGAGATTCAATTCAAGAGGCCGTGAGGGTCTGGTCTGACTTGCGTGCATTTGGGCCATTTGGACTGCGAGAGTGTGTTTGGGCCATTTTAGAGtccataatcttttttttaaaaaaaagcactAGTCCTCGGGCTGCCCCTCTCGGCCCGCCTCTGGCCTGTCGGGCTTGTAGGATAAACAGGGCGAGCCTAAACAGTTTACGGGTCTCAAATTTTAGCCCAGCTTTTTTTGGAGAACGGGCCGGGCCAACCCGCCGAACCTGGCCTGACACCTCTAATAAAATGGTATACAATAAAGAATTACGTAGAGTTTTGTGTGATAGTATATGTATGGTGCGGTTAGGTGTTGTTTGTTTGTGATgtggaaaattttaaatttgttgttaagatagacgaagatcaatggatgtatgacaatataatgtctgaagaagttgatatgaatgatGAAAATGAACATGAAGCTGGTGTGAATGAAGAATAACATATTGATTGTTCGGAtgcgttcaatacttctcaggtaataatgtgatttattgtttataatttgataaaatgaATGTCCATTTGAAGACTAAAATTGTGTGGCTTGCGTTGTAGGTGTTTGTTATCCGAGATGATATTTTGTAGTGGGCTcgattgttggatcaagtggcctcaataacttaagaatgggtgaattaatttcccactaacaaacttttaacccccttttaaatgataggctcagaatgcagaagtagaagcaacaatcaatttaataatgttctttaaacatgcaagacaaaattgattgcaataatataaatgagataagggaagagagaatgcaaactcatttttatactggttcggccacacccttgtgccaacatccagtcctcaagcaagccacttgagattttcctttctctttgtaaaacccttttacaaagtctgaaccacacaaggacaacccatcccttgtgttcaagaattcttacaacttaagagacccttggTCCCTTAAACAATCTCTTtgtataagaagaaagaagaggaattctctcttgaagagaatgatattacaattgaagtccatgaaTGAActtttaatggatttgcaagtgctTGCTCAggagtttcttttgagaaagcatttggcaatgaagttctcttggaatatctctctcattgctttttgaagtcagacacacacatatatataggccctttgtgccttttcaaaattgtttgaagagatgtgtcttttcaaaaagttttttctgaaattcttccctggtaatcgattacacagttatatattgaagggtcatgacttttgaatttgaatttcaagagtttcgttgctggtaatcgattacaaacatctagTAATCGGTTATAggttcaaaaatcaaattcaaaacccttttcaacaactatttttcaaacttcccttctggtaatcgattacacttcctggtaatcgattaccagagccttgcatgtctttgaaaccctttgttttgaggcaaggcttgatcttgaagaaatcttgaagcaagactttgtttgttgaaataatcttgtattaatcttgaagcagtGCTTATCCTTTTGAAGcgaccttgtttgattcttctttggcatcatcaaaatcatgtatacatacattcacattctccccctttttgatgatgacaatcaagtgattttttttagacatcatcaaaacatacaTGATTCACATTGAtcatttgcttatgaaaatggatttgtggcGGTGATTGTGAGGTCAGACACAAACACTGATATGAGAGGAAGaacttcatttgtgttaattggttgtgaaaggagtggtcagtataggtgtaggaagaaagattttgttagaagagatagtggtagtaggaaatgtgggtgtcccttcaagcttcgtgggaaaccagtggcTAGAGggcaaggttggatggtgaagttgatgtgTGGGagtcataatcatgaattggccaagtcattagttgCACATCCATATGTTGGTCGATTTACTAAGAATGGAAAGacaattattgctgatatgataaagtcaatggtgaaaccaaaAAACATTATGCTAatgttgaaggagcacaatgccaatagttgtacaacaatcaaacaaatatacaatgcaagaagtgcatactgTTCTTCCATTAGAGAAagtgatactgaaatgcaacatcgAATGAAACTTCTTGAACGAGAttaatatattcattggcatagattaaagGATAAAGATGTGGTACATGATATCTTCTGGTGTCACCctgatgcagtaaagttatgcaatgcatgtaatttggtgtttttgatagatagtacctacaaaacaatcAGGTACAGACTCTcgttacttgactttgttggtgtgacaccaacGAGGATGACATTCACTACTggttttgcatatctggaggatGAACGTGTTAACAATGTGGTATGGGCTCTAGAACGGTTTCGAGGTCTTTTTCTAAAACGTGATTCCCTACCTGGAGTTATTGTGACCGACAAAGACctaacattgatgaatgcagtgaaaactgtattcCCTGAGTGTACTaacttgttgtgcaggtttcacatcGACAAGAATGTCATGGCAAAATGTAAATCCCTAATAGGtcaaaaaaatgcatgggaGTATGTCATGGATGCCTGGGGGAGTTTGGTTGATTATTGTTTCAAGCATCAGTTCGATGATTgccttaagaagtttgaaattgcttgttcaccatgatgaatgtttgttgactatgttaacgaaacatggataattccccacaaggaaaaatttgttaaagcctagacgaataaggtgatgcagtTAAGAAacacaacaaacaggtatgaaaatgttaatgtttttttattagggtTAATGAATTGAtggattttaattattgttttttgtgtatttgaaatgtagggttgaatatgCTCATTGAGCTTTAAAAAGattattacaaaatatcattggagacctatgtagtgtttgggatgccatgaacaacatgattagGCTACAACACActaaaattaaagcatcctttgaaacaagtacacatgtggttggacatgtttttaaagttaccttatacaagaggcttcttggcaTAGTTTCAAGATATGCTTTAAATCAAATTGTTGCTGAGTATAAGCGCGTACATTATGCTGGCAAGAATCCTTCTGGTTGTGGGTGTGTGATGAGAACTACTCACGGTCTTtcatgtgcatgtgagctatccaaatatgttcttggtaCCATCCCACttgattcaatccatatgttttggcggaggctaagtttttcagaccaagggttatctgagccccAAGTGACCATAACGGAAGAGATGAAAACCATATCCAAGCGATTTGAGGagcttgatgtttgtggcaaagtaactctaaagagtaaacttcgGGAAATTGCCTACCCTGATCAAAACTCTATGTGTCCTTCTCCAGAAAAGGTCAACACTAATGGTGCATAGAAGAAATCAATGACCAAAAACCAAAGATCAATAAAGCGTGAtccatcttactgggagtatgttgatgctttacattctgtgcaaaatagtaattctttAGTCAAGCGTAGTGCATCATCTTCTAACCAGGCCATTCCAAGAAGGACCATgccaatgttggatcaatttcatccgtTCATTCACGATTTCATTGAAAACATTGTGGATGTCAAAGGTGACGATAACTTTAGATATCGTGCAATTGCTGCTTTATTAGATATGGGTGAAGATTCATGGTCCTTGGTGTGCAaccatttgcttaaagaacttgccaaATGGTCTGATGAGTATATCAACCTCTTTGGTGGCACATGGATCTGAGGAATTAAAgaggtccctacttgttgatcgattatccatggtatgtaattaatgttttgtttttttagaattaactttaaataaatgtcATATGTATACTTGATTCATGCAGATTACTATGCATAAGTAGATGAATATAACCGATatgggatatgtcattgcatcatggtataatgtaatccttgtatcgttgtctctgcaacaaagcatgacgttctttcctcttagaagtcaaccaccaacaGATTCTTCTGTGCATCGCATAATATGTATTGGTCACGTgcatgacaatcattttgttcaggtaggTTCATCAtaatcctattttttaatttatgcaatTAATTGTgttataataacttaaaattgtTTGTGCATGTGTAACAAGTTTATTTAAGAGACCGTTTTCTCTCACCGCCTCTAGCTTTGTTATGGTCAAGCAAGTGTCATCCTCAGGTAAAGCAGTGACcaattccatatattagtagaatgcatcAGTATAGAAATTTGATGATGTAGACTATGTTGATTTAAGTGAAGAGTGAACATTTAGGTTCCACTGACTTTGTAATGTCctacattaatatataattatttgttacaTTAATATATTACTTAGATTTTGTTATGTGTGTTGTTAGAGTTAACCGCCACGTGTAAACCAAGGTTTAGTGTTGTGCTTTGGTGTTAAATGACATACGTTTGGCAttagtaatattaaaaacaattcaaataaaattggcaacaccaaaaaataaatttgacaaaataaaatgataaacataGTCTATAATTGATTAACATAATGTTCATGCGTGATCCATGCGTTGCCTTCATCGTGACTTGACATATACATTGCCATCCACAATGACACTCCTAGCAATCTGTATGCAGTTTTGCATCACATCATGTGCTTCTGTGCCTTCAGTGACTATCCTTAGGTTGAGTAACTGCTCTAACCTTTATGCAATTGCTTGACAAGCATCTTATGACATTGACAACAACGGATAAGGTATTTCCATATtgcataattaaatgaaaataaattaagaataacATGAATTAAAATGTTACCACTACATGTCTAGGATGCTCCACATTAGAAGGTCCTTGTGCAGGTGCTTCCTCCACAGATGCTAGCGCCAACGGGATCTTAGGCATCTCTGGTTCCACATATGTCCCATCTTGCATGACAGGTGGATGTCTGGGTGGATCACCAGGCTATGTTGGTCTCATGAATGGGTGTGAAATTAGGTAGAACCACTCCATGTAGTCGTGTGCACATTGTTCTGGCACAACACAAATCTGCCCCACTGGTGCAAGGTACTCAGAGAAATGCATCCATCTGTCGTCAATATCTTCCAAGGATAACCTTGAACCCGGAGAGTGTGGAGGAATGGTCTGAACGTACCCAAATTGCCTCACCACCCTCTCTGGTCAGTGTATAATGACAACGGGACCCCATCAGATATGtccaaaaaaacatgaaatgatATTAAACTCTCGAACTGCCCGATGGTCACCGTAAGACATCCATCAAACATCAGCAGTTGTTAGTTGATCTAGACGCTTTCGATATGTCGATGCTGGTAATGACTTCGTAGAAGCCTTCGTATAAGTCCACCGGCAGGCACGTGGTGACCTTTCATCATAGTCTGGGTCCGTAAAAGCCTCAACAATAGATGAAAAATGCTCATAAATCCAATACTACATAGATtagatcagaagaaaacaaatttcaaatgaacatattaaaaatatattaaaaacgattaaataacaataattgaCAATAATTACTTGTAATAGTGTGATATATCCAGCAAGCTATCGGTTGTCGCTCTTACAAGCATCATTCAAATTATCGTACatgtgttgcactcttgttagcaaaaagagtggaACCTAACAAATGGAACAAATAAGCACGAGCTACTACAGTCCAATGTTCGACCTCACATTTACTTTGATAAATCTCTCGTAGCCATGATAGGCGTATGTATGCCTCATGACATTGTATTGTCTCAGCTCTAGCTTCATCTCCAAAGACTTCAAGTAACTCGATCAACATCAAGACCGCTTTGTCAACATGAAAAGTCTCGAAGATGTGGAATGCGCCTATGATGGGAAGATGAAGCAGAGAGGCCACATCATCGAGGGTGATGGTCACCTCTCTTACTGGAAGATGAAAACTGCTTGTCTCTTTATACCACCTCTCCACAAAAGCCGATATGAGTCCTCGACCGCTAGTGTCCAATGAACATGCGATCAAAGGACTTAATTCTGTGGCAGCGACTAGTCCTTCAATTTCAGCAGCAGACCTCCTAAATTTTTGAACcttccttccatgggaggataacttcaattcaggacgttcctgaaaaaaatttaaataattttaacaataataacaaatacttatCAAATATAatgcatttaaaattataaatacctctccaTTCCATACAATGACTGCAACATGGTCACCATAGGCAGTCAACACTAATGGGTCACGCGGCCCACCTGGCctcaacatcatcaacaacttcttcAGCATGTTGGAATACATCTTCAGTTGCGTCATCCACGCGAGAAGCATCCTCAGCAGCAACAACTTTCCATTGCCTACGTGTGGATGCTATGGGCCTTCGCCCCTGGGGAACATCATTTAAATGAAGATTATCCTCTCTGCCCAGGGCTCTACCTATAACTCAGCCTAAGGCACGCCCTAAACCTCTAGTTCTAATCATAATCTGAAAATTTTCACATACGTACATATATTTTGGTCAAAATGCAAACAATaactatatttttcatttataaactaacaataactatttacaaactaataataaaaaataaatatttatatttcatacaaataaaatatttgtaaacaaatacaaaattaatatatttacaattaaaattcatacctttttttaaaacaaaactaacaaataaactaaccatttaaaaacataattgaaaacatattttttcaaacaataattatttttaaaactatattaaatttttatatttaaaattacaaataaactaactatttttcaattaattaaaaaataacgtaCGGATCACATGATCCATATGAGTTATATGGATCACATGATCTGTATGAATTATACGGATTAGATTATCCGTATGCGTTATATGAACCAACCACCATGCTTCACCCTACAGCAGCCATTAACGAAGGAGGAGAAGCTTACCTTGACGG
Protein-coding sequences here:
- the LOC102665863 gene encoding protein MAIN-LIKE 1-like, with the translated sequence MTQLKMYSNMLKKLLMMLRPGGPRDPLVLTAYGDHVAVIVWNGELSSHGRKVQKFRRSAAEIEGLVAATELSPLIACSLDTSGRGLISAFVERWYKETSSFHLPVREVTITLDDVASLLHLPIIGAFHIFETFHVDKAVLMLIELLEVFGDEARAETIQCHEAYIRLSWLREIYQSKCEVEHWTVVARAYLFHLLGSTLFANKSATHYWIYEHFSSIVEAFTDPDYDERSPRACRWTYTKASTKSLPASTYRKRLDQLTTADV